GCGCACGCCGCCGGACGatctcgtctcgtcgttcgtctcgacgacagGATGCTCGCCGAACTGCGATCGGTCTATCGCGCGTGGACAGTCAGCGCGATCGCGTTCGCCATCGCGACGCAGTCCGTTCTTTCGGTCGAGTTGGAAGTCGAAGAAGGGAAGACGGATGGCTTCGCGGCTTTGGACAACATCCAATTTTTGCCTTGTGCACGTAAGTATACGGTAATCTCAGGAAACAGCTCATCCTTGTCTAACCAGAGATAATATTATCTCTAACCACATCAGACCGCTAGTGTAGAAGTGGTCACTAAACAGAATTATTTATGACTTATTTGATTTGAAGTATATGGAAGTTACCGAGGATGAGGTGTGTACATAAAGTCTTTTCTGTACTCTAAATATCCTAGGATGCACGTTTGAGTTGGGCCTCTGTGGCTGGGCGTCGGTGGACGGAGATGTGACGTGGTCGGTCAATCGAGGCAGCACGCCATCTCCTGGAACTGGCCCGTCCTCTGATAATACGGTGGAAACGCTCTATGGTCACTACCTAGTTGCCGAGGCGTTGGGAAATGCGCACAAGGAAGCGCGGCTCATTAGTCCGTGGATTAACGTCGATGACAACATCTGTTCGATTCAGCTCTTTACGCATACGTACGGAAAAGATATGGGCGAACTCGAACTCGACGTAGTTCTTCCGGACGGAAAAGTAGCCCAGAATTGGATACTGGTAAACGTCGACCAGGGAAATCGTTGGATATTCCGTGAACGACGAGTAGTGCTCTCCTCATCCATGACTAAATATCGATATGAATTCAAAGCAATCATCGGCTCTGGCATCAAGAGCGATATGGCCATAGACGACATCGAATTCTTGCCTTGCGCCGGTAATGTTCTCCAAATCTATTTGTAATTTGTTTTATTAGAGCATTATCTTTAGATACCGTGAAATGTTCATTCGGCCAGGACATGTGTTCATGGAATTACGGCTACAACCCGTCACGACGGGTTCAGTGGAAGCTGAAACCGCGATCCAGACCTAACGAAGTTATCATTAGTTACCGCAATCGCTTGGTTGCCAACTTTACGTCTGACAGTATTCCAGTGAACGAGAGTGCGGCAGTCGAAGGACGACTTCTCGAAACCTCTGACGAAATTTGCTCTCTTCAGGTCGAGTATGAAATGACCGGGGCCTTCACGAGCATGTCGACGCTGCTCGTTCGAGTCTACCCTACGAGCCGATTTGGACGCTCGAACGACGTGCTTCTGTCTCGACGTGGCGACTCTCAACCGGTTGGAATTTCAGAAGTGACGATATCGACTCCAAGTTACCGGTACGTCTTTATCGAATCGAGACGACATGCGATGGAGAAAGGAGCATATGTCATTCACAGCCTACGGTATCTCTCCTGCTTTTGTAAGTACTACACGCTTATTCACTATTTATTCTAATATTCTTTGATAGACTCGACGTTTGACGAGAATCCTCGTCGAGATCTTTGGAAGGACACTTCGAGAAGGGGTGTTGGTGCCCAGTGGGTTCGTAACCTCGCCGGAGTCTGCGTGCACCAGCACTGTCTTCCGGAAAGCGATCACACGTACGGTTCGGCGCAGCCGGGTCGCTACTATCTCGCTCACGGGCAAGGCTCCGCGCAATTGACTCGATCGGATGTTCCCGGTTCGTATTGTGGCGTTCGCTTTTGGTACTACGCTGTCGGAACGCCACGGCTTCGCGTCAAGGTTTCGGGGTCTCGGACTCCGATTGATGTTGCTATTAGCAGCGATATGGGATCGTGGATGCCGAGCGAAGTGacgtttcgattttcgaatCCCTCAAAGAACCAAGTTACATTTATTGCGTCTGATCTGGATGATCGTAGCAGTCTGGCTATTGACGACATTGAACTGACCCCGTGTCCAGGTGGCTCGGCTTCCTGCATTTCTTCTCGCGAAGTAATTCTGTACGTTTAGATGCTAAAGTCTGCACGTTCGAAACCGGCTTATGCAGTTGGAGTCCAGGCGACGACTCGGACAGCGCTGAGTGGATTCGTTGGCGAGGCACGGcgtacgaaaaaacgctgACGGACTACACGAAAAAAACGCCGAACGGTCACTACCTTCTTTTCGCTCCTCTGAAGCAAACGAACGGTCGACACGACGCTTCGCTTAACGGAGTTCCCATCGACTTGACATCGAACGTTTGCGGCGTGGGATTCCGGTACGTGCTGGATCCCAATTGCAACGACTCGTTGCTCTGGGTTTCCATGGTCTATTCGACTCAGACGTTCGTTATTTGGGCGTCCAAGGCCGGAAAGGAATTATCGTGGCAGTATGCAAGGCTCCTCTTTCGGCTCTCTCTCAATAGTACGTCTCACGCGCAATTCCGTGCGCGCACCAACGGGCAGTGCATCGTAGCGATAGACAACGTTAATTACGTATTATGTTCAGGTAGGGGAATTGGTTCTATTTCTTGACATATGCAGAgagtttgatttcttttagaacTGCAGCAGCCTGAGCTGATACCGCTCTTGGATCAGTCTTTGGCAACTCTCCCTGCAGAACCGAGATTTCCCACGTCAGATTCCGAGGTTCCTACTCCTACTTTAGGTTTAGAAattgaatcgtcgtcggtcggGGTCATTGCGGGAAGTGTCATTGGAGGAATCCTATTTTTGGCCCTGGTAGCCGGTGCCTTTGCTGCAGTGTTCTGGCGAACGCGTAGGCAGCGCTTACAGCTTCATACGAATGAGACGTACGTTTTTAAAAAGTTTTTCAGTTTGTTGgttatctttttttcttaaaaTAGGTCGCCATCAGGTACGAGGTTGGATAACCCGAATTATGGCACAAGAAACATTCCTTCGGTTGTTCCCCAGCCGGTCTACGCAACACCGATTGGCTCTAGCCAAGTAGCCAGGTACTGTACGACATCTCGCGTTCTCCTACTCTGCGAGTCTCGCAATGCTTCTAGCCCTTCTCGTTCGAATAATTCTGTGGATCCGCCAAGTTTGAGGCACGACTATGAGGAATTGAACAGAAATGGCGTGGCTCCGCCTAGCTCGTATACTTTGTAAGTACATTCTTACTTGGGCTTTCCTCTATTCTCGACGTCCGTTTGTCTTTAATTTTAGACCAAGTCAATGCAGCGTTAGATCTCCAGAGCTCATCTCGTATGCACACCTTTCTCCCATGGCCTACTGACATGATTGATTGATAGTGTGTCTTTTTAGTCCTCCAAGAGACTCTGGAAGCAATAATGCGGTCGCGGCTAATTCCCGAGAACGAACGTAAAAACAACTAACGAATTTATTTCGTTTATTATGCAGTTACCTTGTGTAGATTATCGAAAGAAAATCCAAATCTATATGAAGATTCGACTGTCGACTACGAACCGATGGAGCCGCATCAGAGTTGACGCGGACGTCAAAcaaaattttgattttcacCTTTATGCAGATGATTGCTCGCGCCTTCAAAGACCGTGCTGGGCAACGTTCAGGTAGCAGCACTATGGGCACCAAACTGAGAGGTTTCTTTTCCTGAAATCAATGTTAGGTTATACTTTAGAAGATGCTTAAGAAATAA
This is a stretch of genomic DNA from Oscarella lobularis chromosome 16, ooOscLobu1.1, whole genome shotgun sequence. It encodes these proteins:
- the LOC136196873 gene encoding MAM and LDL-receptor class A domain-containing protein 1-like isoform X2; this translates as MTQRFARCLYVYWVLLQSSCTSVIDFGKCTFETDDCGWTKRLSSKFPWTRVSAETTTIVPDAPTADYTFGTRQGAFLYASASSPNSSRRATIIESEPLHPEDGVCGVRLAHAAGRSRLVVRLDDRMLAELRSVYRAWTVSAIAFAIATQSVLSVELEVEEGKTDGFAALDNIQFLPCARCTFELGLCGWASVDGDVTWSVNRGSTPSPGTGPSSDNTVETLYGHYLVAEALGNAHKEARLISPWINVDDNICSIQLFTHTYGKDMGELELDVVLPDGKVAQNWILVNVDQGNRWIFRERRVVLSSSMTKYRYEFKAIIGSGIKSDMAIDDIEFLPCADTVKCSFGQDMCSWNYGYNPSRRVQWKLKPRSRPNEVIISYRNRLVANFTSDSIPVNESAAVEGRLLETSDEICSLQVEYEMTGAFTSMSTLLVRVYPTSRFGRSNDVLLSRRGDSQPVGISEVTISTPSYRYVFIESRRHAMEKGAYVIHSLRYLSCFYSTFDENPRRDLWKDTSRRGVGAQWVRNLAGVCVHQHCLPESDHTYGSAQPGRYYLAHGQGSAQLTRSDVPGSYCGVRFWYYAVGTPRLRVKVSGSRTPIDVAISSDMGSWMPSEVTFRFSNPSKNQVTFIASDLDDRSSLAIDDIELTPCPDAKVCTFETGLCSWSPGDDSDSAEWIRWRGTAYEKTLTDYTKKTPNGHYLLFAPLKQTNGRHDASLNGVPIDLTSNVCGVGFRYVLDPNCNDSLLWVSMVYSTQTFVIWASKAGKELSWQYARLLFRLSLNSTSHAQFRARTNGQCIVAIDNVNYVLCSELQQPELIPLLDQSLATLPAEPRFPTSDSEVPTPTLGLEIESSSVGVIAGSVIGGILFLALVAGAFAAVFWRTRRQRLQLHTNETSPSGTRLDNPNYGTRNIPSVVPQPVYATPIGSSQVASPSRSNNSVDPPSLRHDYEELNRNGVAPPSSYTLPSQCSVRSPELISPPRDSGSNNAVAANSRERTLSKENPNLYEDSTVDYEPMEPHQS
- the LOC136196873 gene encoding MAM and LDL-receptor class A domain-containing protein 1-like isoform X1 — its product is MTQRFARCLYVYWVLLQSSCTSVIASIPSIVDFGKCTFETDDCGWTKRLSSKFPWTRVSAETTTIVPDAPTADYTFGTRQGAFLYASASSPNSSRRATIIESEPLHPEDGVCGVRLAHAAGRSRLVVRLDDRMLAELRSVYRAWTVSAIAFAIATQSVLSVELEVEEGKTDGFAALDNIQFLPCARCTFELGLCGWASVDGDVTWSVNRGSTPSPGTGPSSDNTVETLYGHYLVAEALGNAHKEARLISPWINVDDNICSIQLFTHTYGKDMGELELDVVLPDGKVAQNWILVNVDQGNRWIFRERRVVLSSSMTKYRYEFKAIIGSGIKSDMAIDDIEFLPCADTVKCSFGQDMCSWNYGYNPSRRVQWKLKPRSRPNEVIISYRNRLVANFTSDSIPVNESAAVEGRLLETSDEICSLQVEYEMTGAFTSMSTLLVRVYPTSRFGRSNDVLLSRRGDSQPVGISEVTISTPSYRYVFIESRRHAMEKGAYVIHSLRYLSCFYSTFDENPRRDLWKDTSRRGVGAQWVRNLAGVCVHQHCLPESDHTYGSAQPGRYYLAHGQGSAQLTRSDVPGSYCGVRFWYYAVGTPRLRVKVSGSRTPIDVAISSDMGSWMPSEVTFRFSNPSKNQVTFIASDLDDRSSLAIDDIELTPCPDAKVCTFETGLCSWSPGDDSDSAEWIRWRGTAYEKTLTDYTKKTPNGHYLLFAPLKQTNGRHDASLNGVPIDLTSNVCGVGFRYVLDPNCNDSLLWVSMVYSTQTFVIWASKAGKELSWQYARLLFRLSLNSTSHAQFRARTNGQCIVAIDNVNYVLCSELQQPELIPLLDQSLATLPAEPRFPTSDSEVPTPTLGLEIESSSVGVIAGSVIGGILFLALVAGAFAAVFWRTRRQRLQLHTNETSPSGTRLDNPNYGTRNIPSVVPQPVYATPIGSSQVASPSRSNNSVDPPSLRHDYEELNRNGVAPPSSYTLPSQCSVRSPELISPPRDSGSNNAVAANSRERTLSKENPNLYEDSTVDYEPMEPHQS